Proteins encoded together in one Lathyrus oleraceus cultivar Zhongwan6 chromosome 5, CAAS_Psat_ZW6_1.0, whole genome shotgun sequence window:
- the LOC127081377 gene encoding UPF0496 protein At4g34320-like, translating to MGSYMSKKISKTSSRGHFTTTLSSGGVEVRAPSFESLKQIIESLLEMNKEVVRVILECKKDVWKCEELFELVEEYFENSLQTLNFCTALEKCLKRVRDNQLLVLVAIQRLEEESESGEKCYARTLQELKNFKSTGDPFTEEFFQNFQSVYRQEILMVEKLQVRKNKLDKKLKFIHSWRKVSSMIFVAAFAAVLICSVVAAAIAAPPVAAALASAAAVPIGSMGKWIDSLWGKYEIGVKGQKEVLGSMQAVTYVAVKDLDNIRVLIGRLEIEIESLLHNKVGFAIEQEAVKIAIEEIKKKLGVFMKNVEDLGVQADVCSQDIRRARTVVLQRIIKEPII from the coding sequence ATGGGGAGTTATATGAGTAAAAAGATTTCAAAAACATCGTCTAGGGGTCATTTCACAACGACGCTATCTTCTGGTGGTGTTGAAGTTCGAGCTCCTTCGTTCGAATCGCTAAAACAAATTATAGAAAGTCTTCTAGAGATGAATAAAGAAGTTGTGAGAGTAATCTTGGAGTGCAAGAAAGATGTATGGAAATGTGAAGAACTGTTTGAATTAGTGGAAGAGTATTTCGAAAACAGTTTGCAAACATTGAATTTCTGCACCGCATTGGAGAAGTGTTTAAAAAGAGTTAGGGATAACCAATTGCTTGTTCTTGTAGCGATTCAACGGTTGGAGGAAGAATCTGAATCAGGAGAGAAATGTTATGCGAGAACATTACAAGAATTGAAGAATTTTAAATCAACAGGTGATCCTTTCACCGAGGAATTCTTCCAAAATTTTCAATCTGTTTACAGACAAGAGATACTAATGGTTGAGAAACTTCAAGTAAGAAAGAACAAGCTTGATAAGAAACTGAAATTCATTCATTCATGGAGGAAAGTTTCAAGCATGATATTTGTGGCTGCATTTGCAGCTGTTTTGATATGTTCTGTTGTGGCAGCAGCTATTGCAGCTCCTCCTGTTGCTGCGGCGTTAGCATCCGCTGCAGCGGTCCCTATCGGTTCGATGGGAAAATGGATTGATTCACTATGGGGAAAGTATGAAATTGGAGTGAAAGGACAAAAAGAAGTTCTTGGTTCAATGCAAGCTGTTACATATGTAGCTGTTAAAGATTTGGACAATATTCGCGTACTTATCGGTCGGCTTGAAATTGAGATTGAATCTTTGTTGCATAATAAGGTTGGTTTTGCAATTGAACAAGAGGCTGTGAAGATTGCAATAGAGGAGATAAAGAAGAAGCTTGGTGTGTTTATGAAGAATGTTGAAGATTTAGGAGTTCAAGCTGATGTTTGTAGCCAAGACATTAGGAGGGCAAGGACGGTTGTGCTGCAGAGAATCATAAAAGAACCTATCATTTGA